The Sulfurospirillum oryzae genome contains the following window.
GTGGATGAGTTCATTCTTGCCCTTCATGCACATGAAAATAGCTCTTTTTACCAAGAATTTGCGGTTGTCATGCAATCGTTTATAGCGCTCGAACGACTCTATTTGGATGTGAAAAAACCAACCAAAGAAAAAGAAGATGAAGCACCACGCATCTTTACGAAAGAGCTTAAAAAAACACGCAAACCGATTACGCCAAGACCTAAGAAAAATATGGAAGAGTTCGTACTTTAACGGTTTACATGTAGATATGCCAAGAGGGCATATCTACGATCTTTCACAGATATTAATATGCTTATTTTGCATAGATGTAAAATTTTTACATGTAAAGGATTTAGAGCTGAAAAAATAGTGGTTTTTTGAGCTCTCTCTTTGGTGTTCAAAGAGAAATTCTGCAAGGAGAAAATGACCATGCAAGATCAAAGAAGGAGTTTTCTTAAAAAAACTCTGAGCGTTGGTGCAGTCGCTGCAACGGTGAGTGTCGGAGCAATTGCTGGTGACACAGGTGCAAAAACAGCAGGAAGTAATGGTGTTGTTAAGGGAAAATCGAAGAAAAAAGAGATTCTCTACACAAAAACAGCCAATTGGGACGCGTATTATCACGCGGCAGTCTAAGGAGATTAGATGAGTAAAGAGATGTTAAAAGACGCCTCTTTGCACATGGGAAGACGATCATTTCTAAAAATGGCGGCCATCGGAGCGAGTTTTGGAGCAACAACAGCGTTTGCATCCAGCGACTCAATCAGACCAGCCACCGAAGAAGAAGTGAAAAATCCATTCCCAGGGTCAAAGAGAGTTAAAACGATTTGTAGTATCTGTTCTGCAGGTTGCGGTATTATCGCCGAAGTTCAAAATGGTGTGTGGGTTCGCCAAGATGTGGCTGGGGATCACCCAATTAGCGAGGGAAGCCACTGTTGTAAAGGCATTGACCAGATTGATTTGGTTAAGAGCAAACAACGTATTAAGTATCCTCTCAAAAAAGTCGATGGAAAATGGCAACGAATCAGTTGGGATCAAGCCGTTAACGAGATTTCAGATAAGATGCTTAAAATGCGCGCCGAAAATGGCCCAGACATCGTAGAATTTTTAGGTTCTGCAAAATTCAGCTTGCAACAGGCTTTCTATTTTAGAAAATTTGCTGCAATGTGGGGAACAAACAATATTGACCACGTAGCTAGAATTTGACATAGTGCTTCCGTCGCAGGTGCTGCGAATACATTTGGATACGGTGCTATGACACAACAATTTGGTGATGCGGTTAATGCAAAAGTCATTATGATGATTGGTGCAAACTCAGCCGTTGCGAACCCTATTGGATTTAAACACTTCTTACAAGCAAAAGACCGTAATGGTACAAAATTGATCGTTGTTGATCCAATTTATACAAGGAGTGCGGCAAAAGCAGATCTCTACCTACGTATTCGTTCAGGTACAGACATTGCGTTTGTTTACGGAATGCTTCACATCATCTTCAAAAATGGTTGGGAAGATAAAGAATTTATCGACACACGCTCTTACGCGATGGATCAAATCCGCGTGGAAGCTGCCAAATGGACACCCGAACTTACTTCTGATGTTACAGGCATTCCCGTCGATCAAATCATTCAAGCAACAACACTTTTTGCTCAAAATACACCAAGCGCTATTGCATGGTCACTGGGTATTACACAGCACAGTGTGGGCTCATCAAATACGAGAATCCTTCCAATCCTTCAAATTGCTCTTGGCAACATGGGTAAAAAAGGTGGTGGACTTTACATCATTCGTGGACACGACAACGTTCAAGGTGCAACCGATATGGGTAACCTTGCAGACTCACTTTCAGGCTATTATGGTCTTGAAGACCCAGCTTGGAAATACTTCGCGCAGTCTTGGGGTGTGGATTACGAATGGCTCAAAGGCAGATTCTTTGAGAAAAAATGGATGAATGAAAAAGGGTACTCGCTTTCTCAATGGTGGCAAGGTGTTCTTCAAGAGGTGAAAACATACTCTTCTGCCCCCGTTCGCGCCGTTTGGATTCAAGGAACGGGTATTACTTCCATGTCTCAACAAGCGAAAATCAAAGAAGCGCTTGACAAACTTGATCTCGTCGTCATTGCAGAGCCATTTGTCAATGAAGCCGCTGTTTTAACCAGTCGCAAAGATGGCATTTACATTCTTCCTGTGGCAACACAGTTTGAAAGTGAAGGAACTGTAACCGCAACCAATCGCTCCTCTCAATGGAGAAGTAAAGTCGTTGAGCCTCTTTATGAGAGCAAAACAGACGAAGAGGTTATGTTCCTTTTCGCGAAAAAATTTGGCTTCTATGATCAGTTTGTTCAGGGTATGAAAATGGATGTCAAAGAGGGTAAAGTCGTTCAAGTCAAAAATGACTTCAAATGGCCAGATGACGCTGTTCGTGAGATTGCTCGAACGATCAAATCCATTGGTTTAAGTGGCTGGACTCCTGAGAGACTTCGTAGCCATCAAG
Protein-coding sequences here:
- a CDS encoding formate dehydrogenase subunit alpha, translating into MLKDASLHMGRRSFLKMAAIGASFGATTAFASSDSIRPATEEEVKNPFPGSKRVKTICSICSAGCGIIAEVQNGVWVRQDVAGDHPISEGSHCCKGIDQIDLVKSKQRIKYPLKKVDGKWQRISWDQAVNEISDKMLKMRAENGPDIVEFLGSAKFSLQQAFYFRKFAAMWGTNNIDHVARIUHSASVAGAANTFGYGAMTQQFGDAVNAKVIMMIGANSAVANPIGFKHFLQAKDRNGTKLIVVDPIYTRSAAKADLYLRIRSGTDIAFVYGMLHIIFKNGWEDKEFIDTRSYAMDQIRVEAAKWTPELTSDVTGIPVDQIIQATTLFAQNTPSAIAWSLGITQHSVGSSNTRILPILQIALGNMGKKGGGLYIIRGHDNVQGATDMGNLADSLSGYYGLEDPAWKYFAQSWGVDYEWLKGRFFEKKWMNEKGYSLSQWWQGVLQEVKTYSSAPVRAVWIQGTGITSMSQQAKIKEALDKLDLVVIAEPFVNEAAVLTSRKDGIYILPVATQFESEGTVTATNRSSQWRSKVVEPLYESKTDEEVMFLFAKKFGFYDQFVQGMKMDVKEGKVVQVKNDFKWPDDAVREIARTIKSIGLSGWTPERLRSHQENWHMFDPVTLEGKGVMKGQYYGLPWPCWDDKHPGSPILYRRDVPVAEGGMGFRNRFGLEHNGVNQLADKSVTVAGSKIEGGYPQLTKENIEKVLGITLTEEEKAQMGGSWAMDFSGLIQQKAREAGVCVYGNARARTIVWEFPDPVPLHREPIHSPRWDLVAKYPTYEDQPKNFRVETKFKSEQQKQDWSKEFPTMLVSMRVVNLSGAGMLERTSKYLSAITPEMFCNIHPDLALSHGIKDRDMMWIHAPQGTKIKVKAYHNHSVTPDRICMPYNFAGIFQGIDLSANYPEGTKPYAIGESSNTITNYGFDVITQISEFNAGLCRVEKA